The following are encoded together in the Bacteroidota bacterium genome:
- the trmD gene encoding tRNA (guanosine(37)-N1)-methyltransferase TrmD, whose amino-acid sequence MQIHILTIFPNMLESFFSESIIKRAHKKGLATIFMHDIREFGIESGIRKQVDDYAFGGGAGMVMRIEPVVRCLEKLETEGKFDEVIFMTPDGEVLEQQLSNKLSQKKRIAIICGRYKGIDQRIRDHFVSREISIGDYVLTGGELAAAVLSDTIIRLIPGVLSDESSALTDSFQGDILDAPVYTRPEEFRGYSVPEILLSGDHPKIEEWRHQQALDKTKKRRPDLFDKL is encoded by the coding sequence ATGCAAATACACATTCTGACCATATTCCCCAATATGTTGGAGAGCTTCTTCAGTGAGTCCATCATCAAAAGGGCACATAAAAAAGGTCTGGCAACAATTTTCATGCATGATATACGTGAATTTGGTATTGAAAGTGGGATTCGAAAACAAGTAGATGACTATGCATTTGGTGGTGGAGCTGGTATGGTTATGCGTATTGAGCCTGTGGTTAGATGTTTGGAAAAACTGGAAACAGAAGGAAAGTTTGATGAAGTAATTTTCATGACACCCGATGGTGAAGTTCTGGAACAACAGCTATCAAATAAGCTATCACAAAAGAAGAGAATTGCCATTATTTGTGGTCGTTATAAAGGCATCGATCAGCGGATACGAGATCATTTTGTTAGTCGTGAAATATCCATTGGCGATTATGTTTTGACTGGTGGAGAATTGGCAGCAGCTGTTCTATCTGATACAATAATCCGCTTAATTCCAGGTGTTTTGTCAGACGAAAGCTCCGCGTTAACCGATTCTTTTCAGGGAGATATTTTAGATGCACCTGTATATACACGCCCGGAAGAGTTCAGGGGATACAGTGTTCCTGAAATATTACTTTCTGGTGATCATCCTAAAATTGAAGAATGGCGTCATCAACAGGCACTGGACAAAACTAAAAAAAGACGACCTGATTTATTTGATAAACTATAA